In a single window of the Callithrix jacchus isolate 240 chromosome 1, calJac240_pri, whole genome shotgun sequence genome:
- the SAXO1 gene encoding stabilizer of axonemal microtubules 1 isoform X1: MAPVKTKCICELCSCGRHHCPHLPTKIYDQTEKPCLLSEYTENYPLYHTYLPRESFKPRREYQKGSVPMEGLTTSRRDFGPHKVSPVKVHQYDQFVPSEENMDLLTTYKKDYNSYPVCQVDPIKPRDSKYPCSDKMECLPTYKADYLPWNQPRREPLRLEHKYRPASVRFDYRTTHQDDYPIKGLVKTMSCKPLAMPKLCNIPLEDLTNYKMNYVAHPMEKRSVHEAEKFRPCEIPFESLTTHKQSFQGLMGEPAKSLKPLARPPGLDMPFSNTTEFQDKYQAWPTPQIFFKAPIPYVPPEDRMDLLTTAQAHYTYPKGVPTQSCRPALQIKKSGRFEGSTTTKDDYKQWSSVRAEPVKPIPQLNFPTEPLDCLTTTQANYVPHPPINTKSCKPHWSGPRGNVPVEAQTTYTISFTPKEMGRCLASYPEPPGYTFKEVDASGHRIYKQISQAGSQQSSHLSVDDSENSNQRKLEVSA; the protein is encoded by the exons GCGGCATCACTGTCCACATCTCCCTACCAAGATTTACGATCAAACAGAGAAACCATGTCTTCTCTCCGAATATACCGAGAACTACCCTCTCTATCACACTTACTTGCCCAGAGAGTCCTTCAAGCCAAGGCGGGAGTACCAGAAAGGGTCTGTACCAATGGAAGGCCTGACTACATCAAG GAGAGATTTTGGGCCTCACAAAGTGTCACCAGTGAAGGTCCACCAATATGACCAGTTCGTCCCAAGTGAAGAGAATATGGATTTGCTCACGACGTATAAGAAAGATTACAATTCCTACCCTGTCTGTCAAGTGGACCCCATCAAACCTCGGGACAGTAAATATCCGTGTAGTGACAAGATGGAGTGTTTGCCTACTTATAAAG CTGATTATTTGCCTTGGAACCAACCACGACGAGAGCCACTTCGCCTGGAACACAAATACCGGCCGGCATCAGTCAGGTTTGATTATAGGACCACACACCAGGACGATTACCCCATAAAGGGCCTTGTGAAGACCATGAGCTGTAAACCTCTGGCCATGCCAAAGCTCTGTAACATCCCCTTAGAGGATCTGACTAACTACAAGATGAACTACGTGGCCCACCCCATGGAGAAGCGCTCTGTGCACGAAGCAGAGAAGTTCAGGCCCTGTGAAATCCCCTTTGAGAGCCTCACCACTCACAAACAATCCTTCCAGGGCCTGATGGGGGAGCCTGCTAAGAGCTTGAAACCTCTAGCCAGGCCCCCTGGGCTAGACATGCCTTTCTCTAACACCACTGAGTTTCAAGATAAGTATCAAGCTTGGCCAACGCCCCAGATTTTCTTCAAGGCTCCCATCCCCTATGTCCCTCCCGAAGACAGGATGGATCTTCTGACAACAGCACAGGCCCATTACACATACCCTAAGGGTGTCCCAACTCAGTCCTGCCGACCTGCACTTCAGATTAAGAAGAGTGGTCGCTTTGAAGGCTCTACCACCACCAAGGATGACTACAAGCAGTGGTCCAGCGTGCGCGCAGAACCAGTCAAGCCCATTCCCCAGCTGAACTTTCCCACTGAGCCCTTGGACTGCCTGACCACCACTCAGGCGAACTATGTGCCCCACCCGCCAATCAATACCAAAAGCTGTAAGCCTCATTGGTCTGGCCCTCGGGGAAATGTCCCTGTGGAGGCCCAGACCACCTACACCATCAGCTTTACTCCCAAGGAAATGGGCAGGTGCCTAGCTTCATACCCTGAGCCTCCTGGCTATACCTTTAAGGAAGTGGATGCTTCGGGGCACAGGATATACAAGCAGATTTCCCAGGCAGGCTCTCAGCAGAGCAGCCATCTTTCTGTGGATGATTCAGAAAACTCCAATCAGAGGAAGTTGGAAGTGTCAGcctga
- the SAXO1 gene encoding stabilizer of axonemal microtubules 1 isoform X2: MEGLTTSRRDFGPHKVSPVKVHQYDQFVPSEENMDLLTTYKKDYNSYPVCQVDPIKPRDSKYPCSDKMECLPTYKADYLPWNQPRREPLRLEHKYRPASVRFDYRTTHQDDYPIKGLVKTMSCKPLAMPKLCNIPLEDLTNYKMNYVAHPMEKRSVHEAEKFRPCEIPFESLTTHKQSFQGLMGEPAKSLKPLARPPGLDMPFSNTTEFQDKYQAWPTPQIFFKAPIPYVPPEDRMDLLTTAQAHYTYPKGVPTQSCRPALQIKKSGRFEGSTTTKDDYKQWSSVRAEPVKPIPQLNFPTEPLDCLTTTQANYVPHPPINTKSCKPHWSGPRGNVPVEAQTTYTISFTPKEMGRCLASYPEPPGYTFKEVDASGHRIYKQISQAGSQQSSHLSVDDSENSNQRKLEVSA, from the exons ATGGAAGGCCTGACTACATCAAG GAGAGATTTTGGGCCTCACAAAGTGTCACCAGTGAAGGTCCACCAATATGACCAGTTCGTCCCAAGTGAAGAGAATATGGATTTGCTCACGACGTATAAGAAAGATTACAATTCCTACCCTGTCTGTCAAGTGGACCCCATCAAACCTCGGGACAGTAAATATCCGTGTAGTGACAAGATGGAGTGTTTGCCTACTTATAAAG CTGATTATTTGCCTTGGAACCAACCACGACGAGAGCCACTTCGCCTGGAACACAAATACCGGCCGGCATCAGTCAGGTTTGATTATAGGACCACACACCAGGACGATTACCCCATAAAGGGCCTTGTGAAGACCATGAGCTGTAAACCTCTGGCCATGCCAAAGCTCTGTAACATCCCCTTAGAGGATCTGACTAACTACAAGATGAACTACGTGGCCCACCCCATGGAGAAGCGCTCTGTGCACGAAGCAGAGAAGTTCAGGCCCTGTGAAATCCCCTTTGAGAGCCTCACCACTCACAAACAATCCTTCCAGGGCCTGATGGGGGAGCCTGCTAAGAGCTTGAAACCTCTAGCCAGGCCCCCTGGGCTAGACATGCCTTTCTCTAACACCACTGAGTTTCAAGATAAGTATCAAGCTTGGCCAACGCCCCAGATTTTCTTCAAGGCTCCCATCCCCTATGTCCCTCCCGAAGACAGGATGGATCTTCTGACAACAGCACAGGCCCATTACACATACCCTAAGGGTGTCCCAACTCAGTCCTGCCGACCTGCACTTCAGATTAAGAAGAGTGGTCGCTTTGAAGGCTCTACCACCACCAAGGATGACTACAAGCAGTGGTCCAGCGTGCGCGCAGAACCAGTCAAGCCCATTCCCCAGCTGAACTTTCCCACTGAGCCCTTGGACTGCCTGACCACCACTCAGGCGAACTATGTGCCCCACCCGCCAATCAATACCAAAAGCTGTAAGCCTCATTGGTCTGGCCCTCGGGGAAATGTCCCTGTGGAGGCCCAGACCACCTACACCATCAGCTTTACTCCCAAGGAAATGGGCAGGTGCCTAGCTTCATACCCTGAGCCTCCTGGCTATACCTTTAAGGAAGTGGATGCTTCGGGGCACAGGATATACAAGCAGATTTCCCAGGCAGGCTCTCAGCAGAGCAGCCATCTTTCTGTGGATGATTCAGAAAACTCCAATCAGAGGAAGTTGGAAGTGTCAGcctga